Sequence from the Gloeocapsopsis dulcis genome:
ATCAAAGGCTACAAAATGCTTGATGGTAGTAATGTTGGCGTCGTTGTTCAATTTGAAGACCAATTTGCCACTTGGTTTTTTGAAGATGAACTCAAAGTTATGCAGTAAGGGTGATACTGGGGGCGGCTGTCCCTAGATATACATAACTAAAAACCCCTCTTAAATGAAAACTGCTTAGGAAATATTGTAATGGCGCTGATATTGACCTTTTTAGGGAAAAGTGGTGTCGATCACCAAAAGATTGCGATCGCTGCTGCCAAAAAATTCGCAAACGAAGGCAAACGCGTCCTCTTGACAGGACGAGATACCGGACCTGGATTGAGTTTACTACTCGACACCCCACTCAGTTCTACACCGCAGCAAATATCTCCCAATCTTGAAGCGATGCAACTCAAAACCTCTAGTTTGCTAGAACGCAGTTGGGAGGAAGTCAAGAAGTTAGAAGCGCAATACCTCCGCACACCCATTCTGAAAGATGTTTACGGACAAGAACTGCCAGTGTTACCAGGAATGGACAGTGCCTTAGAACTTAATGCCCTGCGCGAATACGATGCGAGTGGCACATATGACGTTATCCTCTACGATAGTAGCAGTGACTCCACCACTTTGCGGATGCTAGGGATGGCAGAAAGCCTCAGTTGGTACGTACGACGCTTTCGGCAATTATTTGCTAATTCTGATCTGGGTAAAGCAGTTGCTGAATCACCTTTTATTCAACCTTTGATTAGCAGTTTTTTCAATGTCAATTGGACAGCAGATAACTTTGCTCAGCCTACGAATCAAGTTAATAACATCCTCGAACAGGGCAAAGCCGCACTTGCTGACCCGAACCGCGTTGCCTCATTTTTAGTGACAACTAATGACCCACTCGACATTGCGAATGTTCGTTACTTGTGGGGTAGTGCCCAACAAGTAGGTTTAATTGTCGGTGGTGTTATTCTCCACTCGGCTGATGCGACAATCGGCAGTTTATCCAATGAATTTGATCCGTTACCCGTGACAGTTGTTTCTGGTCATACTTTAGATGACACCCAACTGATGAACGCTCTCCCTGACTTTATCCAGCAGGCACAACAAGCGCCTAAACCAATAGAAATTCTGGTTGCAGCTGGTCAAGTACGCT
This genomic interval carries:
- the petP gene encoding cytochrome b6f subunit PetP, whose translation is MEIGQQVKVCRLRDRVSPLIIKRLGKIGTIKGYKMLDGSNVGVVVQFEDQFATWFFEDELKVMQ
- a CDS encoding ArsA family ATPase, yielding MALILTFLGKSGVDHQKIAIAAAKKFANEGKRVLLTGRDTGPGLSLLLDTPLSSTPQQISPNLEAMQLKTSSLLERSWEEVKKLEAQYLRTPILKDVYGQELPVLPGMDSALELNALREYDASGTYDVILYDSSSDSTTLRMLGMAESLSWYVRRFRQLFANSDLGKAVAESPFIQPLISSFFNVNWTADNFAQPTNQVNNILEQGKAALADPNRVASFLVTTNDPLDIANVRYLWGSAQQVGLIVGGVILHSADATIGSLSNEFDPLPVTVVSGHTLDDTQLMNALPDFIQQAQQAPKPIEILVAAGQVRLFLPGFDKKEVKLTQSGPEITVEAGDQRRNIFLPPGLSGKQIAGAKFQNNYLTISF